One Vicugna pacos unplaced genomic scaffold, VicPac4 scaffold_19, whole genome shotgun sequence genomic region harbors:
- the LOC140693371 gene encoding uncharacterized protein gives PFSRHRSLYRHRRPPSPLSWHRSRRRFSRDRRRCRLSPLSRHCSRRRLGPLSRNSRLSSPLSRHRNRRRFSPFSRHRSLYRHRRPPSPLSWHRSRRRFSRDRRRCRLSPLSRHRSRRRIGPLSLHRSRRTSSPLTRHRSRHRFSRYRRRSASAGTAADAVSAPSAGIAASTAIATLPAPSADTATAAASAPSAGTAASTGTAARPAPSAGTAAAAASAGTAADAASAPSAGTAAAAASAPSAGTAASAGNAADAASAPSAGTAAAAASAPSAGTAASTATAARPPPSAVTAAADPPAPSAGTAAAAAASAPSPGTSTAAASAPSAGTAASTATAARPAVGQEPLHRRKVKMHVHNFKKVTSIYDVIRTT, from the exons ccccttcagccggcaccgcagcctctaccggcaccgccgcccgcccagccccctcagctggcaccgcagccgccgccgcttcagccgggaccgccgccgatgccgcctcagccccctcagccggcactgcagccgccgccgcctcggccccctcagccggaacagccgcctcagcag ccccctcagccgacaccgcaaccgccgccgcttcagccccttcagccggcaccgcagcctctaccggcaccgccgcccgcccagccccctcagctggcaccgcagccgccgccgcttcagccgggaccgccgccgatgccgcctcagccccctcagccggcaccgcagccgccgccgcatcggacccctcagcctgcaccgcagccgccgaacctccagccccctcacccggcaccgcagccgccaccgcttcagccggtaccggcgccgatccgcctcagcaggcacggccgccgacgccgtctcagccccttcagccggcatcgcagcctcaaccgccatcgccaccctcccagccccctcagccgacaccgcaaccgccgccgcttcagccccttcagccggcaccgcagcctctaccggcaccgccgcccgcccagccccctcagctggcaccgcagccgccgccgcttcagccgggaccgccgccgatgccgcctcagccccctcagccggcactgcagccgccgccgcctcggccccctcagccggaacagccgcctcagcaggtaacgccgccgatgccgcctcagccccttcagccggcaccgcagccgccgccgcctcggccccttcagccggcaccgcagcctctaccgccaccgccgcccgcccacccccctcAGCCGTcaccgcagccgccgaccccccagccccctcagccggcaccgcagccgccgccgccgcctcggccccctcacccggtacctccactgctgccgcctcagccccttcagccggcaccgccgcctcaactgccaccgccgcccgcccagctgtgggtcaggagccgctgcacagacg gaaggttaaaatgcatgttcataacttcaagaaagtcacaagcatttatgatgtaatcagaactacctga